One genomic window of Fusarium verticillioides 7600 chromosome 2, whole genome shotgun sequence includes the following:
- a CDS encoding dihydrodipicolinate synthase yields MSFDLKGLVPAPVTPFTKDGKVDYDAIQRLGSWLGSIDGVKGLVVLGHAGEGTFLTQQEQVDTIKAFVKSVDNKIPIIAGITGEGTEVAALEAKRAKEAGAQAGLLYPSHGWLRFGYQPGAPQDRYKVVYEVSKLPLILFQYPDNTKATYNLQTLLDIAAQPGVIAMKNGVRNMRRWDTEIPVFRRERPNVPVLTCHDEYLLHTAFDVDGMLVGYGGIAPEPLLELIKAGKAKDYAKAREIHDLLLPVTKAVYHRGSHMEGTVALKHALVARGILSHATVRSPLLPLPDGAEEEIHAAISSATLKKVA; encoded by the coding sequence ATGTCTTTCGATCTCAAAGGCCTCGTCCCCGCCCCCGTCACCCCCTTcaccaaagatggcaaagtcgaCTACGACGCAATCCAGCGTCTGGGTTCTTGGCTCGGCAGCATCGACGGCGTCAAGGGTCTCGTTGTGCTAGGCCACGCCGGAGAAGGAACTTTCCTCACCCAGCAAGAACAGGTCGACACCATCAAGGCGTTCGTCAAGTCCGTCGACAACAAGATCCCCATCATCGCTGGTATCACCGGCGAGGGCACTGAAGTGGCTGCCCTAGAGGCCAAGCGTGCCAAAGAGGCTGGTGCACAAGCTGGTCTCCTGTACCCCTCGCATGGATGGTTGCGCTTTGGGTACCAGCCGGGTGCGCCTCAGGATCGGTACAAGGTCGTCTACGAGGTCTCGAAATTGCCTCTGATCTTGTTCCAGTATCCTGATAACACCAAGGCCACATACAACCTCCAGACTCTCCTTGACATCGCGGCTCAACCTGGTGTCATCGCCATGAAGAACGGTGTTCGCAACATGCGACGCTGGGACACCGAGATCCCCGTCTTCCGCCGCGAGCGCCCCAACGTCCCCGTCCTGACCTGCCACGACGAGTACCTTCTCCACACCGCCTTTGACGTGGACGGTATGCTTGTCGGATACGGTGGTATCGCCCCTGAgcctcttctcgagctgatcaaggctggcaaggcTAAGGATTACGCTAAGGCGAGGGAGATTCACGATCTGCTTCTCCCTGTCACCAAGGCTGTTTATCACCGGGGTTCGCATATGGAGGGTACTGTTGCGCTGAAGCATGCGCTTGTTGCTAGGGGGATCTTGTCACATGCTACTGTGCGATCGCCTCTGCTGCCTCTTCCTGATggagctgaggaggagattcaTGCTGCTATTTCGTCCGCGACTCTCAAGAAGGTTGCTTAA